Proteins encoded by one window of Arachis hypogaea cultivar Tifrunner chromosome 1, arahy.Tifrunner.gnm2.J5K5, whole genome shotgun sequence:
- the LOC112804504 gene encoding 26S proteasome non-ATPase regulatory subunit 6 homolog — translation MEGQEGSQQPQLVLADKLFLLRQPDVPDIEKVRFKDDVFSFVKENDMVPLYETLVADSVLDMDRALLDSMRAKIDDELKKLDEKIADAEENLGESEVREAHLAKSLFFIRIGDKEKALEHLKLTESKTVAVGQKMDLVFYTLQLGFFDMDFDLIAKSIDKAKNLFEEGGDWERKNRLKVYEGLYCMSTRNFKKAAKLFLDSISTFTTYELFPYDTFIFYTVLTSIISLDRVSLKQKVVDAPEILTVIGKIQYLSEFLNSLYDCRYKSFFSAFAGLTEQIKLDRYLHPHFRYYMREVRTVVYSQFLESYKSVTIEAMAKAFGVTVDFIDLELSRFIAAGKLHCKIDKVAGVLETNRPDAKNALYQATIKQGDFLLNRIQKLSRVIDL, via the exons ATGGAAGGTCAAGAAGGGTCTCAGCAGCCACAACTTGTACTCGCCGACAAGCTCTTCCTTCTCCGTCAACCCGATGTCCCTGACATCGAGAAAGTTCGCTTCAAAGACGACGTTTTCTCTTTCGTCAAAGAAAACG ATATGGTTCCTTTGTACGAAACCCTAGTGGCTGATTCGGTGTTGGACATGGATCGTGCCCTTTTGGATTCAATGCGTGCTAAGATTGACGATGAGCTCAAGAAGCTTGATGAAAA GATTGCTGATGCTGAGGAAAACCTAGGTGAGAGTGAAGTTAGAGAGGCTCACTTGGCAAAATCCTTGTTTTTCATCCGGATTGGTGACAAG GAGAAAGCCTTGGAACATCTCAAGCTTACAGAAAGCAAGACAGTTGCAGTTGGCCAGAAGATGGATCTGGTGTTTTATACATTGCAGCTTGGTTTCTTTGACATGGATTTTGACCTCATTGCCAAAAGCATTGACAAAGCCAAAAA CTTGTTTGAAGAAGGTGGTGATTGGGAAAGGAAGAATCGGCTGAAAGTATATGAAGGCCTGTACTGCATGTCCACCCGAAATTTCAAGAAGGCTGCCAAATTGTTTCTGGATTCTATTTCGACCTTTACAACCTATGAACTTTTCCCCTACGACACTTTTATATTTTACACAGTTTTGACAAGTATTATATCGTTGGATAGAGTTTCCTTAAAACAAAAG GTAGTAGATGCTCCTGAGATCTTGACAGTCATTGGCAAAATCCAATATCTGTCAGAGTTCCTAAACTCCTTGTATGATTGTCGATACAAGTCTTTTTTCTCTGCATTTG CTGGCCTGACGGAGCAAATTAAGTTGGACCGCTATCTGCATCCACACTTCCGATACTACATGAGGGAGGTCAGAACTGTTGTCTATTCCCAATTTTTGGAATCTTACAAGAGCGTGACAATTGAAGCAATGGCAAAAGCATTTGGAGTGACCGTGGATTTTATTGATCT GGAGCTCTCTCGATTTATTGCAGCAGGGAAGCTTCATTGTAAGATTGACAAAGTTGCTGGAGTTCTTGAAACTAACCGGCCTGATGCAAAGAATGCTCTTTACCAAGCAACTATTAAGCAAGGCGACTTCCTATTGAACAGGATACAGAAGTTGTCACGCGTCATCGATCTTTAG